A stretch of the Actinoalloteichus fjordicus genome encodes the following:
- a CDS encoding MerR family transcriptional regulator, which produces MLIGELSRRTDVHPHQLRYYESQGLLAPRRSAGGYREYTEDAVLIVTQIRQLLAAGLSTQEIRFLQPCVTGAAPDLEPCPEALTTLRARLGGLDAQIETLGRSRRALQEHIEATERRMPDRSRECEPSAVGSSG; this is translated from the coding sequence GTGCTGATCGGAGAGCTGAGCAGGCGTACCGACGTCCACCCCCATCAACTGCGGTACTACGAGTCCCAGGGCCTCCTTGCGCCCCGGCGCAGCGCGGGCGGCTACCGCGAGTACACCGAGGATGCCGTGCTGATCGTCACGCAGATCAGGCAGTTGCTCGCGGCCGGGCTGTCGACGCAGGAGATCCGCTTCCTGCAGCCGTGCGTCACCGGCGCGGCGCCCGATCTGGAGCCCTGTCCGGAGGCTCTGACCACGCTGCGCGCACGGCTCGGCGGTCTCGACGCCCAGATCGAGACGCTCGGCCGTTCCCGCCGAGCGCTTCAGGAGCACATCGAGGCCACGGAGCGACGGATGCCCGACCGCAGCCGGGAGTGCGAACCCAGCGCGGTCGGATCCTCGGGGTGA